One window of Sardina pilchardus chromosome 2, fSarPil1.1, whole genome shotgun sequence genomic DNA carries:
- the LOC134098357 gene encoding chemokine XC receptor 1-like encodes MEFNGTLTTDGYYYGSYSDEDVIEFHGIVYAVCYSLIFCVSLTGNSFLLWTLLQQEDLRWTSNLLLLHLTVSDLIFTMPLPIWAVNAIHGWVMGEVACRLLSGVRFLGFYSYKAFLTALTVHRYMGVLYPDTASSFKLNVHLLSGGLWVLCLAFSIPDMVFSGTEVGGNLVHCIQTYRSHMPEYLMYYIQITIFFLLPFAVITFCYSRMWFRIREIRMWKTNQAARLNQAARLIFIIVVCFFVCWAPYNIILLLYSLTLHGLIPDQLTQSAAFDYAYTVSHTLAYSHCCLSPLIQILGARKFRERISDAFWRLRQGPDSQRTHP; translated from the coding sequence ATGGAATTCAATGGAACACTGACAACTGATGGTTACTACTATGGTTCATACTCTGATGAGGACGTGATTGAGTTCCATGGGATTGTCTACGCTGTCTGTTACAGCCTGATCTTCTGCGTCAGCCTGACTGGGAACAGCTTCCTGCTCTGGACCCTTCTGCAGCAGGAGGACCTGAGGTGGACGTccaacctgctgctgctgcacctcaCTGTGTCCGACCTTATCTTCACCATGCCGCTTCCAATCTGGGCCGTGAATGCCATCCACGGCTGGGTGATGGGCGAGGTGGCATGCAGGCTCCTGAGCGGCGTACGTTTCCTGGGCTTCTACAGCTACAAGGCCTTCCTCACAGCCTTGACTGTGCACCGGTACATGGGAGTCTTGTACCCCGACACAGCGTCCTCCTTCAAGCTCAATGTTCACCTTCTGAGTGGCGGCCTGTGGGTCCTCTGTTTGGCCTTCAGCATACCTGATATGGTGTTCTCAGGGACAGAGGTTGGAGGTAACTTGGTGCACTGCATCCAGACATACAGATCGCACATGCCAGAGTATCTTATGTATTACATTCAGATTACAATTTTCTTCTTGTTGCCATTTGCTGTCATCACGTTTTGCTACTCACGGATGTGGTTTCGCATTCGGGAAATCAGGATGTGGAAGACGAACCAGGCAGCGAGGCTGAACCAGGCAGCGAGGCTGATCTTCATCATTGTGGTGTGTTTCTTTGTCTGCTGGGCACCATACaacatcatcctcctcctctactcgcTGACGCTCCATGGCCTGATTCCTGACCAACTCACACAGTCAGCCGCCTTTGACTACGCCTACACTGTGTCTCACACCCTGGCCTACTCCCACTGTTGCCTCAGCCCCCTCATCCAAATCTTGGGTGCAAGAAAGTTCAGAGAACGCATCTCTGATGCCTTCTGGCGGCTGAGACAGGGCCCAGACTCCCAGCGCACACACCCATGA